The nucleotide window CGGCGAGAGCGTCCGCACGTCGTGGTCCTTCCGGACCAGTTTGGCCGCGGCGTCGTCGTCGAAGTGCGGTTCGAGCGCCAACTCGCCGCTCTCGCGGTACCGCCACCGCGGCTCGTCGAGCGCGCGCTGGAGGGGCATGTCGTAGTCGACGATATTCGAGATGACCTGTACGTGACCCTGCGGCTGCATGTATCCGCCCATCACGCCGAACGCCGCCCAGTCGTCCTCGTCGAACTTCACGACACCCGGGATGAGGGTGTGGAAGGGCCGCTTGCCGGGTTCGAGCGCGTTCGGGTGGTCCGGGTCGAGCGAGAACGACGCCCCGCGGTTCTGGAGGGCGATCCCCGTGTCGCCGGCGACGAGGCCGGAGCCGAACCCGGCGAACCGCGAGTTGATGTAGGAGACGACGTTGCCCGCGTCGTCCGCGACGGTGAGGAGGACGGTGTCGGCGTCCTCGGCGTTCGCGTTCGGCACGCCGAAGGAGACGTCGTGTGAGGCCGTTTCGCCCACGCCCGCGGCGCGCTCGGTCGCCCACTCGCTCGACGCGAGCGGGGGGATCTCCTCGTAGTCGGGGTCGGTGATGTAGCGGTGGCCGTCGTGGAAGGCTCTCTTCAATGCCTCGGCGAAGTAGTGGACGCGCTCCGGCGAGTCGTAGTCGTACTCGCCCGCGCCGAGTTCGGCGGCGACGTTGAGCGCCTCCAGAGCGATCAGTCCCTGATTGTTCGGCGGCAGCTCGTACACCTCGGCCCCGTTGTAGGCCGTCGACACCGGCTCGGGCCACTCGACCTCGAAGTCGGCGAGGTCGTCGACGGTCATGAACCCGCCCTGCGACTGGACCTCGTCGGCGATCGCCTCGGCGATCTCCCCCTCGTAGACCACGTCGGCCCCCTCCTCGGCGATCGTCCGCATCGACTCGCCCAGACGCGGCATCGTCACCGTCTGGCCGACGCTCGGCGGCTCGTCGTCGAACAGGTACGCCTCGCGGGCGTGGTCGTCGGTGAACAGCGCGTCGGCGCTCGCCCAGTAGGAGGCGATGACCTCCGACACCGGGTACCCCTCCGTCGCGTAGCGGATGGCGGGCGACAGCGCGTCCGCGAGGCTCAGTCGGCCCAGCTCCTCGACGGTCGCCTCCCAGCCCCGGGCCGTCCCGGGGACCGTGACCGCGTGCGGGCCGTAGAAGGGCATCCCCGCCTCGCCGGCGTCGTCGACCGCGTAGCCGCCGTCGTCGGGGTAATAGGAGTCCGCGTCGTCGTCCTCGGCGAGCGCGGCGCGGACGTTCTCGATCGTCGCGTCGGCGGGCGCGCCGCCGCATGAGCGCATCGCGCCGACGTCGCCGTCGGCGGTCCGGTAGAGCGCGAACACGTCGCCGCCGAGTCCGGTCGAGGTCGGCTCGACGACGTTGAGCGCGGCCGCGGTGGCGACCGCGGCGTCGAAGGCGTTGCCGCCCTCGCGTAACACCTCGATCCCCGCCTGACTCGCGAGCGGTTGACTGGTCGCCACCACGCCGCGTTGACCGTACACGGTCGACCGGCGAG belongs to Halorubrum sp. DM2 and includes:
- a CDS encoding gamma-glutamyltransferase family protein; amino-acid sequence: MEPDLDRFTSRRSTVYGQRGVVATSQPLASQAGIEVLREGGNAFDAAVATAAALNVVEPTSTGLGGDVFALYRTADGDVGAMRSCGGAPADATIENVRAALAEDDDADSYYPDDGGYAVDDAGEAGMPFYGPHAVTVPGTARGWEATVEELGRLSLADALSPAIRYATEGYPVSEVIASYWASADALFTDDHAREAYLFDDEPPSVGQTVTMPRLGESMRTIAEEGADVVYEGEIAEAIADEVQSQGGFMTVDDLADFEVEWPEPVSTAYNGAEVYELPPNNQGLIALEALNVAAELGAGEYDYDSPERVHYFAEALKRAFHDGHRYITDPDYEEIPPLASSEWATERAAGVGETASHDVSFGVPNANAEDADTVLLTVADDAGNVVSYINSRFAGFGSGLVAGDTGIALQNRGASFSLDPDHPNALEPGKRPFHTLIPGVVKFDEDDWAAFGVMGGYMQPQGHVQVISNIVDYDMPLQRALDEPRWRYRESGELALEPHFDDDAAAKLVRKDHDVRTLSPVMFGGAQITRNRKGVLSAATEPRKDGNAQGY